Proteins found in one Parasteatoda tepidariorum isolate YZ-2023 chromosome 7, CAS_Ptep_4.0, whole genome shotgun sequence genomic segment:
- the LOC122271610 gene encoding keratin-associated protein 19-2-like, whose protein sequence is MIKIALFFLACFAFVYGNDVIHHYGKHGGHGVSSRYFIKSQGHGLGYGGYGLGYGGYGLGYGGSGLGYGGYGLGYGSYGAGYGGYGRYGYGF, encoded by the exons atgatCAAGATAGCT cTTTTCTTTTTGGCTTGCTTCGCTTTCGTTTATGGCAATGATGTTATACATCATTACGGCAAACATGGTGGACATGGCGTAAGTTCCCGGTATTTCATTAAATCTCAAGGGCACGGACTCGGATATGGAGGGTATGGTCTTGGCTACGGTGGATATGGACTCGGCTATGGTGGATCCGGACTTGGATATGGTGGATATGGGCTGGGATATGGAAGTTACGGTGCAGGATATGGAGGCTATGGTCGTTACGGATATGGATTTTAA